The nucleotide sequence CAGGTTGAGCAAGTACTAACGCCGGAGCAGCGGACGCGTCTGACGGAGATCCGCCGCCGCGGCCTGCGGTGAAATGCAGCTTTGAATGGGAGGAAATCATGAAGCGAGCACTCGTTGCACTCGGCGTGATGGGCATGTTCGCCGCGGGCCTCGGCGCGCGTTGGGAGGGGCAGGCGCGCAAGGCGCCACTCGTCGTCCACGAGTGGGGAACGATCACGACCCGCCACGCCCCCGATGGCACACCGCAGGGACGACTCAACCGCATCGAGTCTGCGGACACACTGCCGGCGTTCGTGCACCGGTACGAGCCGGCGCAGACGGCGAGCAATCCGGAGAAGACGCTCGTGAAGACGCCGCTGATTCCCGGCCGACCGGACGTGACGATGCGTCTCGAGACGCCAGTGATCTACTTCTACCTGCCCCGCGGCTCGTCGCCTCCCGCTCCGTTCGATGTCACCGTGCGCTTCCGGGGCGGAGTGTTGAACGAGTTCTATCCCGATGCGGAGCCGTCGGTGACGGTGGACGTCGACCGCATTGCGGCGAAGATGGACGCCGGTGTGATCCCGGCGCAGTGGACGGGCGAGGTTCTCGACAACTATGTCGTCGGCCGATTGTTGTGGCGCGGCATCTCACTGGCGGACAGCGCGCCGGGGCCAGCCACGTCGAGCAACGTGTGGCTCGCGCCCCGACGTGTCGCGTCGAAGAGTGTGCTTTCCCCGTTAGGCGAAGGCGAGCGCTTTCTCTTCTATCGCGGCGTGGCGCATCTGGAGGCGCTCCTGCAGACTGGGCTCACGGCGAACGAAGTGCGGCTTCTTGCGCCCCAGCGACTCCAATGGATGACCCAGAGCTCGATGACGATCGCCAGACTCTGGCTAGTGGACGTGCGGGGCGACGGAGCAGTCGCCTTTCGCGACCACGCGCCAGTCACGATCGAGAAGGACGCGCCGTCTGGCGAGCTGGCTCGGCTGCCGCTCTTCGCGGCGGGCGACTACGCCACTGCCAACGTCGCCGCGCTGCGGAACGCGCTGAAGGAGTCGCTCGTCTCCGCCGGCCTCTACGCGCCCGAAGCCGAGGCCATGCTCGAGACGTGGAAGCAGAGCTACTTCCGGACGCCGGGGCTGCGCCTGTTCTACCTCGTGCCGGACGAGTGGCTCGGGTATTTCCTGCCGCTGCAGCTGTCGGTGCCCCACGAGCTAACGCGCGTGATCGTGGGACGGATAGATCTGGCGCGACGCTGAGGCAGCCTAACGACGAAGGATGACGAAGGAGGCTCGTGGCTGCCCGATGTTCGGAGGTTCACTCGTGAGTAGCGCTAGAGCAGCTCCACGACGTGCCGAGAAACGGGTGCGGTATCTTCGCGGATCGATGGTTGGTCGCGCGCTGATCTCGTTGTACGACTATCAAACGAAGCGCACGCTCTACATCGCAAACGGCATCCCGGAGTACTGGGTGCTCAACGCCGAGGCGAGGAATCTCTCCCGCTGGCGCGGCGCGGCGGATCCGGGCGACGTGTTGAGCGCGCGAGCCGAATGGCAACCAGCCGGAATGCCGGAGCCATTCGTGCTCGACCTGCCGCGCTTCTTCGACGAAGCGGTCGCGTGAGCTGGTAGTCGGCCGTGCCGGCGCACTTCCTTGCGTAGCCCGCACGTCGCCCTCACTTCAACGCATACGCTTCGTGACCGTTCACATCATGTTCGAGCGCGTAGCTTGCGACCGTTCGTCCGAGCGTCAGTCCCGCGTCCATGTCGAATCGATAGTGGATCCCAGCGTAAATCCGCGAGATCGCGGCTTGATCGGCGAGCCCGTTCAGATAATTCGCATCACTCGGAAAGTGCGCCGCGAGAACTGCCATTGACGATCCCGTGACCGAGGCGTGGTTCGACGGATACGAAGGATGGTTAGGCAAAGGGATATCCGGGACGATGCCTGGATCGGCTTGCGGCGGCCGGATCATCCAATACGTGTACTTGGCGTCGTGCGAGGCGATGAACGCGTCCATCGCCGCCATGTTCATGATGGCGAGGACGCGCGCCGCTCGTACCTCGTCGAGATGAAACTTGGTGATCTCGTCGGTGGCAACCTGGTTGGTGTACGACTGTGCCACGTTGGTGAAACCATTCGGACTCGCCCAGAATTTCGCGAGCGAATCCTGCTCGTGCGTGCGGTTGTCCGAGTAGAAGCGCACTTCCGCCAGCGCCGTCTCGAACGCCGGTGAGCCGAACGCTGGCGGCGGGGCTGGTCGGAACTGGCTGGAGCTCGTCAGGAAAAAAGTTCGCATCTCAGCGAGACGCGGAAAGACGGGGACCTTGCCCGGAGCGCTGACCCAACAACCGGGACACACGGGGATGGTGACGCCGGCGACGGAGCTCGTGAATCGGTCCGTTGCGGCGCTGGCGACGACGGCAGCGCCCACAGCACGGCCAACGGCTTCGCCGGCGCCAAAGTCGTCGTGGTTCTCACCGGGCCATTGCGCCTCGGACTCCTGATCGGCCACTTGTGCATCGAAGTACGCCGCCTGGTCAGGATAGAAAGAGCCAAGCACGGTGGACGATGCCGCTGCAACCGCCGCTGCCACCGACGCATGATCCCCACGGTCTTTGGCTTCTTCTGCGGTGACCGCCGCGTTGTATTGGGCGAGCGACAGGTAAGCGAAGGTCCTGGTGCCGGACTGCTGGCTGACAACGTGTGTTAGCGTTTGCGTACGCGCGATTTCGTTCCATCGAACGGTCGCGCTTGCCTCCCAGAACTTGATCGCATCGGCACTGAGTTGCGGGCGTAGGGCAGCCCTTGGAGTGCTGGCCCCATCGGAGCAGCCGCCTAACGCGAGGCCGCCCAGCGCAATGCTCGAGATGTAAAATCGTAACCGGCACATGAGTGTCTCCTTGCTCGGGTTAGAGTGGCCGGTACATTAGGCCTGGGCCTCAGAAGGCCCTCATCTTTTCCTCATCGAGCCTCATGTTGCGGCTGCGAACACTCGGTGGGCTCGCTTTGCTGGACGAAACTGGGGCGGCTGTCGCGACCCAGCGTCGCCGAGTCGCGCTGTTGGCATTGCTTGCCGTTGCCGGAAAGCACGGTCTGACGCGCGACAAGCTCGTTGGCTATCTCTGGCCCGAG is from Gemmatimonadaceae bacterium and encodes:
- a CDS encoding Uma2 family endonuclease; its protein translation is MRYLRGSMVGRALISLYDYQTKRTLYIANGIPEYWVLNAEARNLSRWRGAADPGDVLSARAEWQPAGMPEPFVLDLPRFFDEAVA
- a CDS encoding vanadium-dependent haloperoxidase, yielding MCRLRFYISSIALGGLALGGCSDGASTPRAALRPQLSADAIKFWEASATVRWNEIARTQTLTHVVSQQSGTRTFAYLSLAQYNAAVTAEEAKDRGDHASVAAAVAAASSTVLGSFYPDQAAYFDAQVADQESEAQWPGENHDDFGAGEAVGRAVGAAVVASAATDRFTSSVAGVTIPVCPGCWVSAPGKVPVFPRLAEMRTFFLTSSSQFRPAPPPAFGSPAFETALAEVRFYSDNRTHEQDSLAKFWASPNGFTNVAQSYTNQVATDEITKFHLDEVRAARVLAIMNMAAMDAFIASHDAKYTYWMIRPPQADPGIVPDIPLPNHPSYPSNHASVTGSSMAVLAAHFPSDANYLNGLADQAAISRIYAGIHYRFDMDAGLTLGRTVASYALEHDVNGHEAYALK